A DNA window from Cobetia marina contains the following coding sequences:
- the amt gene encoding ammonium transporter produces the protein MCTALVMFMACGFAMLESGLVRSKNTVEILTKNALLYGIACLVFLVVGYNVMYPGDNAISSVIPGLSFMLGADNTLSDISAGEGAAYYSSMADFIFQAVFAAATMSIVSGAVAERMRLWPFLIFAVVMVAVIYPVEGYWKWGGGFLDAMGYQDFAGSVVVHMAGAAAALAAVLLVGPRKGRYGVDGKVRAIPGANLPIAMLGMFILWMGWFGFNGGSMLKIASLDDANSVARIFVNTNAAASAGMVAAALLSRAMFGKTDMTMVMNGALAGLVSITAEPLLPSAGLAVLVGAVGGIIVVLSVVGLDRLKIDDPVGAISVHGSAGLWGIMAVLFSNPDAAFGTQILGTLIIFAWMFGASLVALLVIKKVCGGLRVSEEEELEGMDMHECGMGAYPEFVNMSSPSQGESTASGHAGKASAAVPAAVLKGAAR, from the coding sequence ATGTGTACCGCGCTGGTCATGTTCATGGCCTGCGGCTTCGCGATGCTGGAATCCGGGCTGGTGCGCTCCAAGAATACCGTCGAGATCCTGACCAAGAATGCGCTGCTCTATGGCATCGCCTGTCTGGTGTTCCTGGTGGTGGGCTACAACGTGATGTATCCCGGTGACAACGCCATCAGCAGCGTGATTCCGGGGCTGTCGTTCATGCTCGGCGCTGACAATACCCTCAGCGACATCAGTGCTGGCGAAGGGGCGGCCTATTACTCCAGCATGGCGGACTTCATCTTCCAGGCGGTGTTTGCCGCCGCGACCATGTCCATCGTCTCGGGGGCCGTGGCGGAACGCATGCGCCTGTGGCCGTTTCTGATCTTCGCGGTGGTGATGGTCGCGGTCATCTATCCGGTGGAAGGCTACTGGAAGTGGGGCGGCGGTTTCCTGGATGCGATGGGCTATCAGGACTTCGCAGGCTCGGTGGTCGTGCACATGGCGGGCGCGGCGGCGGCATTGGCGGCGGTGCTGCTGGTCGGTCCGCGTAAGGGGCGCTACGGCGTGGACGGCAAGGTACGTGCCATTCCGGGTGCCAATCTGCCGATCGCCATGCTGGGCATGTTCATCCTGTGGATGGGCTGGTTCGGCTTCAATGGCGGCTCGATGCTCAAGATCGCCAGTCTCGATGATGCCAACAGCGTGGCGCGTATCTTCGTCAACACCAATGCCGCGGCCTCTGCGGGCATGGTGGCCGCGGCACTGCTGTCACGCGCCATGTTCGGCAAGACTGACATGACGATGGTGATGAATGGCGCGCTGGCCGGTCTGGTCTCGATCACCGCCGAGCCGTTGCTGCCGTCTGCCGGCCTTGCGGTGCTGGTCGGTGCGGTAGGCGGCATCATCGTGGTGCTGTCGGTGGTGGGACTGGACCGTCTCAAGATCGATGACCCGGTCGGTGCCATCTCCGTACACGGCTCCGCCGGCCTGTGGGGCATCATGGCAGTGCTGTTCTCCAATCCGGACGCCGCGTTCGGTACCCAGATCCTGGGCACGCTGATCATCTTCGCCTGGATGTTCGGCGCAAGCTTGGTGGCGCTGCTGGTGATCAAGAAGGTCTGTGGTGGCCTGCGTGTCAGCGAGGAAGAGGAACTGGAAGGCATGGACATGCACGAATGTGGCATGGGGGCCTACCCGGAATTCGTGAACATGTCCTCCCCGTCACAGGGAGAAAGCACTGCGTCCGGGCATGCCGGCAAGGCGAGCGCTGCAGTTCCGGCTGCGGTGCTCAAGGGGGCGGCGCGTTGA
- a CDS encoding PDR/VanB family oxidoreductase: MSRFMKARVAAVDQLSSSVRRLTLVPADEASPFTPFSPGSHVVLGIPGEGRVCRNAYSLISPPDDPSQYCIAVRRQPVSRGGSEAIHSRVKVGDELELSPPANLFLPHWQARHHLMLAGGIGITPFLSYLPELERRGASWELHLRSQDLDVARFPEAAPYLASGNITQHRLERPNLKALLARQPAGTHVYLCGPQAMIDAVKDAARELHWSLARIHHEVFAAPEPGTPFMAVARGSGVEVAVGAQESLLEALERSGVEVTSLCRGGVCGQCRVEMLEGEAEHRDAFLDEQERASQRCVMPCVSRARSQRLVLDL, encoded by the coding sequence ATGTCTCGCTTCATGAAGGCGCGGGTCGCCGCGGTCGATCAGCTCAGCAGCAGCGTGCGCCGTCTCACTCTGGTGCCTGCCGATGAGGCTTCCCCCTTCACGCCGTTCTCGCCGGGCAGTCATGTGGTGCTGGGCATTCCAGGAGAAGGGCGGGTGTGTCGCAACGCCTACTCATTGATCAGCCCGCCGGATGATCCCTCGCAGTACTGCATCGCGGTGCGTCGTCAGCCGGTCTCGCGTGGCGGCTCCGAAGCCATCCATTCCCGCGTCAAGGTCGGCGACGAGCTGGAGCTCAGCCCGCCGGCCAACCTCTTTCTGCCGCACTGGCAGGCGCGCCATCACCTGATGCTGGCAGGCGGCATCGGCATCACGCCGTTTCTCTCCTACCTGCCGGAACTGGAGAGGCGTGGCGCCAGCTGGGAGCTGCACCTGCGCAGCCAGGACCTCGACGTCGCCCGCTTCCCGGAGGCCGCGCCCTATCTGGCGAGTGGCAACATCACCCAGCACCGTCTCGAGCGTCCGAATCTCAAGGCCCTGCTGGCGCGTCAGCCCGCCGGCACGCACGTCTACCTCTGCGGCCCGCAGGCCATGATCGATGCCGTGAAGGACGCGGCGCGCGAGTTGCACTGGAGTCTCGCGCGCATCCATCACGAGGTCTTTGCCGCCCCGGAGCCGGGGACTCCCTTCATGGCCGTGGCGCGTGGCAGCGGCGTGGAAGTGGCGGTCGGTGCCCAGGAATCCCTGCTGGAAGCGCTGGAGCGCAGCGGTGTCGAGGTGACGAGCCTGTGTCGCGGCGGGGTCTGCGGACAGTGTCGGGTCGAGATGCTGGAGGGGGAGGCGGAACACCGTGACGCCTTCCTCGATGAACAGGAGCGGGCCAGTCAGCGCTGCGTGATGCCCTGCGTTTCCCGGGCACGCAGCCAGCGGCTGGTGCTGGATCTCTGA
- a CDS encoding heme-dependent oxidative N-demethylase family protein: MQFSPRDDQAFHGQFTFKNSDYAIQRFPFPFPEDEYRYSVNIEPHVLPGKPGSITEHMLDIDEHYLSEIAERERVLAKDPRRCLVMPHMQPAAWDFLEFVMTHYARDYPEAFSFERDGDDCVWRNHLLELEQSFRMGDDASLPLPPLDYIGRQMQGDIALLDQRDGDLFMDAGMITCPADWSLAFDAGMSFKQWHGPVPLAHEMGVFDRALKYLCAIQVGGPVRRLNWTMTIHPRMDSSPETYAEWGSDRTTITAENAGRDVHLRVELQTLVRMPRSHALFFGIRTYLISLEDLCTNPVWQTRLLKVLKTLPAELIDYKGLTRYLPSVLEWLEAREASVAAKANAEATAQAAV, translated from the coding sequence ATGCAATTTTCCCCGCGAGATGACCAGGCGTTCCATGGTCAGTTCACCTTCAAGAATTCCGACTACGCCATCCAGCGTTTTCCCTTCCCGTTCCCGGAAGATGAGTACCGTTACTCGGTCAATATCGAGCCACATGTCTTGCCGGGCAAGCCGGGTTCCATCACCGAGCACATGCTGGATATCGATGAGCATTATCTGAGCGAGATCGCCGAGCGTGAGCGGGTGCTGGCCAAGGACCCCAGACGCTGCCTGGTGATGCCACACATGCAGCCGGCAGCCTGGGACTTCCTGGAATTCGTGATGACGCACTACGCCCGGGACTATCCCGAGGCCTTCAGTTTCGAGCGCGACGGCGATGACTGCGTGTGGCGCAACCATCTGCTGGAGCTGGAACAGAGCTTCCGCATGGGCGATGACGCCAGCCTGCCACTGCCGCCACTGGACTATATCGGCCGGCAGATGCAGGGCGATATCGCGCTGCTCGACCAGCGCGACGGTGACCTCTTCATGGACGCCGGCATGATCACCTGTCCGGCGGACTGGTCACTGGCCTTCGATGCCGGCATGAGCTTCAAGCAGTGGCATGGTCCGGTGCCGCTGGCGCATGAGATGGGCGTGTTCGATCGCGCGCTCAAATACCTGTGCGCCATCCAGGTCGGCGGGCCGGTGCGACGCCTCAACTGGACCATGACCATCCATCCGCGCATGGACAGCTCCCCGGAGACCTATGCCGAGTGGGGCAGTGATCGCACCACCATCACCGCCGAAAACGCCGGTCGTGATGTGCATCTGCGCGTCGAGCTGCAGACGCTGGTGCGCATGCCGCGCAGTCATGCGCTGTTCTTCGGTATCCGCACCTATCTGATCAGCCTCGAGGACCTGTGTACCAACCCGGTCTGGCAGACGCGTCTGCTGAAGGTGCTCAAGACCCTGCCGGCGGAGCTGATCGACTACAAGGGGCTGACGCGCTATCTGCCCAGCGTGCTCGAGTGGCTGGAAGCCCGCGAGGCAAGCGTTGCGGCCAAGGCCAATGCCGAGGCGACGGCGCAGGCAGCGGTTTAG